The following proteins are encoded in a genomic region of Nitrospiria bacterium:
- the rpsH gene encoding 30S ribosomal protein S8 → MMTDPISDMLNRMRNAIQRKYESVDIPASKLKQNIARLLAEEGYIRGIETVSEGRHPVLRIKLKYAKDVSIINGMRRISRPGRRVYVDKDGIPKVRGGLGTAVMSTTQGMMTDRESRKRQVGGEVICYIW, encoded by the coding sequence ATGATGACCGATCCCATTTCGGATATGTTGAACCGGATGCGTAATGCCATCCAGCGCAAATACGAGTCGGTAGACATCCCGGCTTCAAAGCTCAAGCAAAACATCGCCCGTCTCTTGGCGGAGGAGGGGTATATTCGAGGCATCGAAACGGTGTCGGAAGGCCGGCACCCGGTGCTTCGGATCAAGCTGAAATACGCGAAAGACGTTTCGATCATCAACGGGATGCGAAGAATCAGTCGCCCCGGCCGGCGGGTCTATGTGGATAAGGACGGCATTCCCAAAGTGCGGGGGGGCTTGGGAACGGCCGTGATGTCTACGACGCAGGGCATGATGACCGACCGTGAATCGAGAAAACGCCAGGTCGGCGGAGAAGTGATCTGTTACATTTGGTGA